A window of Vigna unguiculata cultivar IT97K-499-35 chromosome 4, ASM411807v1, whole genome shotgun sequence contains these coding sequences:
- the LOC114181382 gene encoding transcription factor PRE5, translated as MSSRRSRQQSASTRISDDQIIDLVSKLRQLVPEIRDRRSDKVSASKVLQETCNYIRSLHREVDDLSERLSQLLATIDADSPEAAIIRSLIN; from the exons atgtctaGCAGAAGGTCAAGGCAACAATCTGCATCAACGAGGATCTCAGATGACCAAATCATCGACCTTGTTTCCAAGTTGCGTCAACTTGTTCCTGAGATTCGTGATAGACGCTCTGATAAG GTATCAGCATCTAAGGTCCTACAAGAGACCTGTAACTACATCAGAAGTTTACACAGAGAAGTGGATGACTTGAGTGAAAGACTGTCTCAGTTGTTGGCCACAATTGATGCTGATAGTCCTGAAGCTGCTATAATTAGGAGCCTGATTAACTAG
- the LOC114182294 gene encoding uncharacterized protein At3g28850-like produces the protein MGCANSKPKGCQHCHCDAPYYSSVPRSFSVHVHHPPQTKGDSYHVVALTSTTLGSLDQVPHINHGNGLRLPSGKVIDSDSFRPQDDDDEDDDEEEEEKGKGQREEKTWSEMIEQMLPKAIMKTPISTPPCEPETINTWELMEGLEDTSPFRSPKHLKSFSFDVNLKGHVHVHDPPKPCGFVENGNDSAKSIGHQKREEEEEEGSNGCSGVNPAASDFDDNQVVVVYSSDESLLQGNMTRKGFSFSTEEEKKMSNDDDDDDLKGTPFRKEKVVLYFTSLRGVRKTYEDSCHVRLILKGLGVRVDERDVSMHSGFKEELKELLGHGYGKGGLGLPRVFIGRNYIGGAEDIQQLHEDGKLEKLLDCCEKIKDNVDEEGVCEACGDVRFVPCETCYGSCKIYYEGYGEEEQEEEQEDDDGEVGDYGFHRCPDCNENGLIRCPICCY, from the coding sequence ATGGGTTGTGCCAATTCCAAGCCAAAGGGGTGTCAACATTGTCACTGCGACGCCCCTTATTATTCCTCTGTGCCTAGAAGCTTCTCGGTGCATGTACATCACCCACCTCAAACCAAAGGAGACAGTTACCATGTTGTGGCATTGACATCAACCACTCTAGGTTCTCTGGACCAGGTACCTCACATCAACCATGGCAATGGTTTAAGGCTTCCCAGTGGCAAGGTCATTGACAGTGACAGTTTCAGACCAcaggatgatgatgatgaggatgacgatgaagaagaagaggagaagGGAAAGGGACAGAGAGAGGAAAAGACATGGTCTGAAATGATTGAGCAAATGTTGCCAAAAGCAATTATGAAGACTCCAATCTCAACACCGCCTTGTGAGCCAGAGACTATCAACACGTGGGAACTGATGGAAGGCCTTGAAGACACAAGCCCTTTTAGATCACCGAAGCACCTCAAGAGTTTCTCTTTTGATGTCAATCTCAAAGGCCATGTTCATGTTCATGATCCACCCAAGCCTTGTGGTTTCGTTGAGAATGGCAACGATTCAGCCAAATCAATAGGGCATCAGAAGAGagaggaggaagaggaggagggaTCAAATGGTTGTTCAGGTGTCAACCCTGCAGCTTCAGATTTTGATGATAATCAAGTGGTTGTTGTTTACTCGTCAGATGAATCATTATTGCAAGGGAACATGACCAGAAAGGGGTTTTCGTTTTCTACTgaggaagagaagaagatgagcaatgatgatgatgatgatgatttgaAGGGTACCCCATTTAGGAAGGAGAAGGTGGTGCTGTATTTCACTAGCCTGCGTGGTGTGAGAAAGACTTATGAGGATTCATGCCATGTGAGGCTAATTCTGAAGGGGTTAGGTGTGAGGGTGGATGAGAGAGATGTGTCTATGCATTCAGGGTTCAAGGAGGAGCTGAAAGAGCTATTGGGTCATGGATATGGTAAGGGAGGATTAGGATTGCCAAGGGTGTTTATTGGGAGGAACTACATTGGTGGAGCAGAGGACATTCAACAACTGCATGAGGATGGAAAACTTGAGAAATTGCTTGATTGTTGTGAGAAGATTAAAGACAATGTTGATGAAGAAGGAGTATGTGAGGCTTGTGGGGATGTAAGGTTTGTGCCATGTGAAACTTGCTATGGAAGTTGTAAAATCTACTATGAAGGTTATGgtgaagaagaacaagaagaagaacaagaagatgatgatggtgaGGTTGGTGATTATGGATTCCATCGTTGCCCTGACTGCAATGAAAATGGACTAATCCGCTGCCCCATTTGCTGCTACTAG